The following coding sequences lie in one Rutidosis leptorrhynchoides isolate AG116_Rl617_1_P2 chromosome 6, CSIRO_AGI_Rlap_v1, whole genome shotgun sequence genomic window:
- the LOC139851530 gene encoding auxilin-related protein 1-like isoform X1 produces the protein MDDFGALARDFGFRPQGKSAPMKSDGIGAGYRNRSQSSSPPFTSDENQIFNDVFGGPPKFTNSNNTRSTPVTSDIDYDSIFKNSMNSNETKSKSVSSNLPVYDKPVYDDDDDDDDSGDIFDGLPGIKSKPMHHSASSRYDDNIFASMSGSPSKQSQQNDHFDDLLGNLGRTAKVELPKHKTSKSPIGFDDLLHGFGSGDSVPSQRSNSESAPVSSDNTKKISNAIDDPFVVLESTSTPATSYQSIFIDPLEPIHKVSESRSTNVGGSSVNNNTFDDLDPLHGFSKPAPAFSCESNNKGKDQSPSKKDSRMGRSRSSTRTEPTEKSSFKSSVEDFQEFKQPVSDIPPVYKSSQGSVNRSTSPPSYTDSNHQDEHVQPVDDIWLTVSEIPLFTQPTSAPPPSRPPPPIPRHASKSGNGYFASNGRTFGNDYSASPKYSQNFNPFESEPKSTMASPLDEFENFALGENNDDSKYGEEMDSNSAAAAMKDAMDRAEAKFKHAKEVRERENAKAFRNKETVKPQKDMEEETNRKQREIEEQEREKRRIEREKARQAVERANREARERAAAEARERAAAEARLKAERAAVQRAQAEARERAAIDARERAERAAAEARERASSEASEREAREKAAWEKADVAKAEADARRKAERAAVERVNAEARERAAASARDRAAAAAKMNQQKNDNDLDSFFSSRASSAPRPRTTSSDPAPDTSSQRTSTTGGSSNITNIVDDINSILREAARSTGGFSNTSKTYSTTNIVDDINSISRAARSTGGSSNIRKTSSTSNIVDDLNSIFGAAPSSAGGFQEVEGETEERRRARLERQQRTQERAAKALEEKNNRDLQSQREQEERHRIGETLDIEIKRWAAGKEGNLRALLSTLQYVLWPGCGWQAVSLTDLMTGANVKKAYRKATLCIHPDKVQQKGANLQQKYVAEKVFDLLKEAWNKFNSEELF, from the exons ATGGACGATTTCGGTGCATTAGCTCGTGATTTTGGTTTTAGACCTCAAGGTAAATCAGCTCCGATGAAATCCGACGGAATCGGAGCAGGTTACCGGAACCGTTCTCAATCATCGTCGCCGCCGTTTACTTCCGACGAGAATCAAATATTTAACGACGTTTTTGGAGGTCCGCCAAAATTCACTAACAGTAACAACACGAGATCAACTCCGGTGACGTCAGATATAGATTACGATTCGATTTTCAAAAATTCGATGAATAGTAATGAAACGAAGAGCAAATCTGTTTCCTCGAATTTACCTGTTTATGATAAGCCTgtttacgatgatgatgatgatgatgatgatagtggtgATATTTTTGATGGATTGCCAGGGATTAAAAGTAAACCTATGCATCATTCTGCTTCTTCGAGATATGATGATAATATATTTGCGTCTATGAGTGGATCGCCGTCGAAACAAAGTCAACAGAATGATCATTTCGACGATCTGTTAGGCAATTTAGGTCGAACTGCGAAAGTTGAGCTGCCTAAGCATAAGACTAGTAAGAGTCCTATAGGTTTTGATGATTTGCTTCATGGATTTGGGAGTGGTGATTCTGTACCTAGTCAGAG ATCAAATTCAGAGTCAGCACCAGTATCAAGTGACAACACAAAAAAAATTTCTAATGCAATAGATGATCCATTTGTTGTTCTAGAGTCGACATCAACGCCTGCCACTTCATATCAGAGCATCTTTATTGATCCATTGGAGCCGATTCACAAGGTCAGCGAATCTCGAAGCACAAATGTTGGAGGATCATCAGTAAATAACAATACATTTGATGATTTAGACCCACTTCATGGTTTTAGTAAGCCTGCACCCGCGTTCTCATGTGAgtcgaacaataagggaaaggatcAGAGCCCCTCTAAAAAAGATTCACGCATGGGCAGGTCAAGAAGTTCAACTCGGACAGAGCCAACAGAAAAATCTTCTTTTAAGTCTTCTGTAGAAGATTTTCAAGAATTTAAGCAACCCGTATCTGACATTCCACCTGTTTATAAGTCTTCTCAGGGATCTGTTAATCGTTCTACATCTCCACCTTCATACACAGATTCAAATCATCAAGATGAACATGTGCAGCCTGTTGATGATATATGGCTCACTGTTTCAGAGATACCTTTATTCACACAACCTACGAGCGCCCCACCACCTTCAAGACCGCCTCCTCCGATACCGAGACATGCTTCTAAGTCTGGAAATGGTTATTTTGCTTCTAATGGGAGAACATTCGGTAATGATTACTCTGCTTCACCAAAATACTCACAAAATTTTAACCCGTTCGAATCCGAACCCAAGAGTACTATGGCCTCTCCATTGGATGAGTTTGAGAATTTTGCCTTGGGTGAGAATAATGATGATAGTAAATACGGTGAAGAGATGGATTCAAATTCGGCTGCTGCTGCTATGAAAGATGCTATGGATAGGGCAGAGGCTAAATTTAAGCATGCAAAGGAAGTAAGAGAAAGAGAAAATGCAAAGGCTTTTAGAAACAAAGAAACTGTGAAGCCACAAAAAGATATGGAAGAAGAGACGAATCGTAAACAGAGAGAGATAGAAGAACAAGAGAGAGAAAAAAGGAGAATTGAAAGGGAAAAGGCTAGGCAAGCTGTAGAAAGGGCTAACCGAGAAGCCCGTGAAAGAGCAGCTGCTGAAGCCCGTGAAAGAGCAGCTGCAGAAGCCCGTTTAAAAGCTGAACGGGCTGCAGTTCAGAGAGCCCAAGCTGAGGCACGTGAGAGGGCAGCAATTGATGCAAGAGAAAGAGCAGAACGGGCTGCTGCAGAAGCAAGGGAACGGGCTTCATCTGAAGCCAGTGAAAGGGAAGCCAGGGAAAAAGCAGCATGGGAGAAAGCTGATGTGGCAAAGGCTGAAGCAGATGCAAGGCGTAAGGCAGAACGGGCTGCTGTTGAAAGGGTTAATGCTGAGGCTCGAGAGAGAGCTGCTGCAAGTGCTAGAGATAGGGCTGCAGCCGCTGCTAAAATGAACCAACAAAAGAATGATAATGACCTTGACTCCTTTTTCAGCTCCAGAGCAAGCAGTGCGCCAAGACCACGGACAACTTCTTCT GACCCTGCACCTGATACGTCATCCCAGAGGACTTCCACTACTGGAGGATCCTCAAATATCACCAATATTGTTGACGATATTAACTCAATATTACGAG AAGCTGCTCGTTCTACTGGGGGATTCTCAAATACCAGTAAAACATATTCCACCACCAATATTGTTGATGATATTAACTCAATATCACGAG CTGCTCGTTCTACTGGAGGATCCTCAAATATCAGAAAAACTTCTTCCACCAGCAATATTGTTGACGATCTTAACTCAATATTTGGAG CCGCTCCTTCATCTGCCGGAGGGTTCCAAGAAGTTGAAGGCGAGACGGAAGAAAGAAGAAGAGCCAGACTGGAAAGACAACAACGAACTCAGGAGCGAGCA GCTAAAGCGCTGGAAGAGAAAAACAATCGTGATCTCCAATCTCAGAGGGAACAGGAAGAAAGACAT AGGATTGGTGAAACGCTAGATATTGAGATCAAACGTTGGGCTGCAGGGAAAGAAGGGAATTTGCGCGCACTGCTATCCACATTACAATAC GTTTTATGGCCTGGATGCGGTTGGCAGGCTGTTTCATTGACCGATTTGATGACTGGTGCGAATGTGAAAAAGGCTTATAGAAAGGCAACTTTGTGCATCCATCCTGACAAGGTGCAACAAAAAGGAGCAAATCTTCAACAGAAATATGTTGCTGAAAAGGTGTTTGACCTACTCAAG GAGGCTTGGAACAAGTTTAATTCAGAGGAGCTCTTTTAA
- the LOC139851530 gene encoding auxilin-related protein 1-like isoform X2: MDDFGALARDFGFRPQGKSAPMKSDGIGAGYRNRSQSSSPPFTSDENQIFNDVFGGPPKFTNSNNTRSTPVTSDIDYDSIFKNSMNSNETKSKSVSSNLPVYDKPVYDDDDDDDDSGDIFDGLPGIKSKPMHHSASSRYDDNIFASMSGSPSKQSQQNDHFDDLLGNLGRTAKVELPKHKTSKSPIGFDDLLHGFGSGDSVPSQRSNSESAPVSSDNTKKISNAIDDPFVVLESTSTPATSYQSIFIDPLEPIHKVSESRSTNVGGSSVNNNTFDDLDPLHGFSKPAPAFSCESNNKGKDQSPSKKDSRMGRSRSSTRTEPTEKSSFKSSVEDFQEFKQPVSDIPPVYKSSQGSVNRSTSPPSYTDSNHQDEHVQPVDDIWLTVSEIPLFTQPTSAPPPSRPPPPIPRHASKSGNGYFASNGRTFGNDYSASPKYSQNFNPFESEPKSTMASPLDEFENFALGENNDDSKYGEEMDSNSAAAAMKDAMDRAEAKFKHAKEVRERENAKAFRNKETVKPQKDMEEETNRKQREIEEQEREKRRIEREKARQAVERANREARERAAAEARERAAAEARLKAERAAVQRAQAEARERAAIDARERAERAAAEARERASSEASEREAREKAAWEKADVAKAEADARRKAERAAVERVNAEARERAAASARDRAAAAAKMNQQKNDNDLDSFFSSRASSAPRPRTTSSDPAPDTSSQRTSTTGGSSNITNIVDDINSILRAARSTGGFSNTSKTYSTTNIVDDINSISRAARSTGGSSNIRKTSSTSNIVDDLNSIFGAAPSSAGGFQEVEGETEERRRARLERQQRTQERAAKALEEKNNRDLQSQREQEERHRIGETLDIEIKRWAAGKEGNLRALLSTLQYVLWPGCGWQAVSLTDLMTGANVKKAYRKATLCIHPDKVQQKGANLQQKYVAEKVFDLLKEAWNKFNSEELF; encoded by the exons ATGGACGATTTCGGTGCATTAGCTCGTGATTTTGGTTTTAGACCTCAAGGTAAATCAGCTCCGATGAAATCCGACGGAATCGGAGCAGGTTACCGGAACCGTTCTCAATCATCGTCGCCGCCGTTTACTTCCGACGAGAATCAAATATTTAACGACGTTTTTGGAGGTCCGCCAAAATTCACTAACAGTAACAACACGAGATCAACTCCGGTGACGTCAGATATAGATTACGATTCGATTTTCAAAAATTCGATGAATAGTAATGAAACGAAGAGCAAATCTGTTTCCTCGAATTTACCTGTTTATGATAAGCCTgtttacgatgatgatgatgatgatgatgatagtggtgATATTTTTGATGGATTGCCAGGGATTAAAAGTAAACCTATGCATCATTCTGCTTCTTCGAGATATGATGATAATATATTTGCGTCTATGAGTGGATCGCCGTCGAAACAAAGTCAACAGAATGATCATTTCGACGATCTGTTAGGCAATTTAGGTCGAACTGCGAAAGTTGAGCTGCCTAAGCATAAGACTAGTAAGAGTCCTATAGGTTTTGATGATTTGCTTCATGGATTTGGGAGTGGTGATTCTGTACCTAGTCAGAG ATCAAATTCAGAGTCAGCACCAGTATCAAGTGACAACACAAAAAAAATTTCTAATGCAATAGATGATCCATTTGTTGTTCTAGAGTCGACATCAACGCCTGCCACTTCATATCAGAGCATCTTTATTGATCCATTGGAGCCGATTCACAAGGTCAGCGAATCTCGAAGCACAAATGTTGGAGGATCATCAGTAAATAACAATACATTTGATGATTTAGACCCACTTCATGGTTTTAGTAAGCCTGCACCCGCGTTCTCATGTGAgtcgaacaataagggaaaggatcAGAGCCCCTCTAAAAAAGATTCACGCATGGGCAGGTCAAGAAGTTCAACTCGGACAGAGCCAACAGAAAAATCTTCTTTTAAGTCTTCTGTAGAAGATTTTCAAGAATTTAAGCAACCCGTATCTGACATTCCACCTGTTTATAAGTCTTCTCAGGGATCTGTTAATCGTTCTACATCTCCACCTTCATACACAGATTCAAATCATCAAGATGAACATGTGCAGCCTGTTGATGATATATGGCTCACTGTTTCAGAGATACCTTTATTCACACAACCTACGAGCGCCCCACCACCTTCAAGACCGCCTCCTCCGATACCGAGACATGCTTCTAAGTCTGGAAATGGTTATTTTGCTTCTAATGGGAGAACATTCGGTAATGATTACTCTGCTTCACCAAAATACTCACAAAATTTTAACCCGTTCGAATCCGAACCCAAGAGTACTATGGCCTCTCCATTGGATGAGTTTGAGAATTTTGCCTTGGGTGAGAATAATGATGATAGTAAATACGGTGAAGAGATGGATTCAAATTCGGCTGCTGCTGCTATGAAAGATGCTATGGATAGGGCAGAGGCTAAATTTAAGCATGCAAAGGAAGTAAGAGAAAGAGAAAATGCAAAGGCTTTTAGAAACAAAGAAACTGTGAAGCCACAAAAAGATATGGAAGAAGAGACGAATCGTAAACAGAGAGAGATAGAAGAACAAGAGAGAGAAAAAAGGAGAATTGAAAGGGAAAAGGCTAGGCAAGCTGTAGAAAGGGCTAACCGAGAAGCCCGTGAAAGAGCAGCTGCTGAAGCCCGTGAAAGAGCAGCTGCAGAAGCCCGTTTAAAAGCTGAACGGGCTGCAGTTCAGAGAGCCCAAGCTGAGGCACGTGAGAGGGCAGCAATTGATGCAAGAGAAAGAGCAGAACGGGCTGCTGCAGAAGCAAGGGAACGGGCTTCATCTGAAGCCAGTGAAAGGGAAGCCAGGGAAAAAGCAGCATGGGAGAAAGCTGATGTGGCAAAGGCTGAAGCAGATGCAAGGCGTAAGGCAGAACGGGCTGCTGTTGAAAGGGTTAATGCTGAGGCTCGAGAGAGAGCTGCTGCAAGTGCTAGAGATAGGGCTGCAGCCGCTGCTAAAATGAACCAACAAAAGAATGATAATGACCTTGACTCCTTTTTCAGCTCCAGAGCAAGCAGTGCGCCAAGACCACGGACAACTTCTTCT GACCCTGCACCTGATACGTCATCCCAGAGGACTTCCACTACTGGAGGATCCTCAAATATCACCAATATTGTTGACGATATTAACTCAATATTACGAG CTGCTCGTTCTACTGGGGGATTCTCAAATACCAGTAAAACATATTCCACCACCAATATTGTTGATGATATTAACTCAATATCACGAG CTGCTCGTTCTACTGGAGGATCCTCAAATATCAGAAAAACTTCTTCCACCAGCAATATTGTTGACGATCTTAACTCAATATTTGGAG CCGCTCCTTCATCTGCCGGAGGGTTCCAAGAAGTTGAAGGCGAGACGGAAGAAAGAAGAAGAGCCAGACTGGAAAGACAACAACGAACTCAGGAGCGAGCA GCTAAAGCGCTGGAAGAGAAAAACAATCGTGATCTCCAATCTCAGAGGGAACAGGAAGAAAGACAT AGGATTGGTGAAACGCTAGATATTGAGATCAAACGTTGGGCTGCAGGGAAAGAAGGGAATTTGCGCGCACTGCTATCCACATTACAATAC GTTTTATGGCCTGGATGCGGTTGGCAGGCTGTTTCATTGACCGATTTGATGACTGGTGCGAATGTGAAAAAGGCTTATAGAAAGGCAACTTTGTGCATCCATCCTGACAAGGTGCAACAAAAAGGAGCAAATCTTCAACAGAAATATGTTGCTGAAAAGGTGTTTGACCTACTCAAG GAGGCTTGGAACAAGTTTAATTCAGAGGAGCTCTTTTAA